The genomic stretch TCTACAGCTTTTGTTGCGACGGCTTTTGTGACTCCTGCTGCATCTGCAACGGAGGAAATAAGTTCTGATTTATTCACGGTTTATAACCCTTTTTTAAGACACTGAAATAAAAAACCATCCTCATAGTAGGCGAAGTTATAAGGATCCGTCAACGCAGAATATAAGAGAAAGAAGCAGTTTTGTCTTTTTTTTGTTGTTTTTTTATATTTACCATGTAAAGAAGTGACAGTAATACAAAAAAAATACGATTAATTTTAAGATTTTTTTGAGAAAATAGGTGCTCATGTCTTTTAAAGACCTGCATCGATGGTAAAAAAAGATAATTTGATTTACGTAAGGAAAGATTTTATGAAAATATTCATTTTAAAAGGTGTTTTCTTGTTTGGTATTTTTCTAGTAGGTATCTATAGTGCCCAACATGTAGCCCAAGCAACTCATTTAAAATATGATGACGAAGAAGATAAAGATGGGCCCAGCGCGGGCAGAAATATTTATTCAATTTCAGGTAGGAGATAGATTTATTTAGAAAAAGGATGAATCAAAGTATTTTTCGGGCCGACAGTAAATGTTTCTCCTTCGGTATATATGTATACGCTCTTCTTCCTTATTATGTTGACCCAACAGATGAAGCACATGGGCAAGAAAGCTAAGATTATTCTTTTCCATTGCTTTGGGATAAAATATTTGCTTTATACAGGATGTCCAAGAAAAATTTTTTAGGCAGAAACGAGCGCTTCCATAAAAAGATAAAGTCCATGAAAAAAGCTTCAAATCCATCTCTTAAAATTCCCAGACAATTGGGTCTTTTCACAGCCACCTGTTTAATTATCGGAAACCTTATCGGTATGGGGGTTTTTATTCTCCCTGCCGCCATGGCTTCTTTAGGAGTTATCGGTCTTTTAGGATGGGGAATTACAACAATTGGAGCTTTAAGCCTTGCCTTGATTTTTGCATTTCTGGCTCAACATATGTCTGCAGAAGGTGGAATTTATGCTTATAGCCGAGCTGCATTTGGAGACTATGTCGGTTTTCAGGTAGCTTGGAATTATTGGATTGCTTCTTGGACAGGAAACACAGCTTTTGTTGTTTCCATTCCTGCTTATTTTTCAATTTTATGGCCCGAATTAAATGAGAATCCTCATCTGGCGCTTTGTGTGAGTCTCGGAATCCTTTGGGCAATTGTCGGAATGCAGTGTTTGGGGATTAAACAAGCGGCAATCTTTCAAAATATTTCAACTATTTTAAAACTTATCCCTCTTATTCTTATTCCAGTCGTTGGTATTTTTTATATAAAAACGGAACATTTTTCTTTAAGTCATATTGATCCCTCCTTATCTTTCTCACAGGCTCTCGCAGAGGCATCGATCTTAACCATTTGGGCTTTTATTGGAATTGAGTCGGCAACAATTCCATCACAA from Pseudomonadota bacterium encodes the following:
- a CDS encoding amino acid permease — translated: MKKASNPSLKIPRQLGLFTATCLIIGNLIGMGVFILPAAMASLGVIGLLGWGITTIGALSLALIFAFLAQHMSAEGGIYAYSRAAFGDYVGFQVAWNYWIASWTGNTAFVVSIPAYFSILWPELNENPHLALCVSLGILWAIVGMQCLGIKQAAIFQNISTILKLIPLILIPVVGIFYIKTEHFSLSHIDPSLSFSQALAEASILTIWAFIGIESATIPSQSIKSPKKTIPRATVIGTFVTAIVYILGAVVILGVVGPEGLQGTKAPYAVAAGQIFTQFPVRWIEMFVACGAVISGIGCLNGWVLLQAQMPFAASKDGLFPKFFERGFYKGTPIYGLVFSSVLVTILLLMSQSKSLIHQYVFVVKISTLCMLVAYIYPTVSSLILLKNPSKISFCGYLSLVIIGMSYILWAM